The segment GATGTACGCCGCCCACGCGGCGCCGGCGAGCAGGGCGTACGCGACACCGACCAGGTCGAGCCCGGTCCGCTGGAAGCCGAGGAGGGCGACCCCGATCGCGGCCAGCAGCACCCACACCAGGTCGCGGGCGCGGCGCGAGCCGAGGAGCGCCAGGGACAGCGGCCCGATGAACTCGATCGTCACGGCGATGCCGAGAGGGATGCGGGAGAAGGACTGGTAGATCGCCCAGTTCATCGTCGCGAGGCTGGCGCCGAAGCCGAGCACGACCAGCCAGTCCCGCTGCGTCCGGCCGGTGAACCGAGGACGGGCGACGGCGGCGAGCACGAGCGCGCTGGTCACCAGGCGCAGCCACACCATCGCGGTAGGGGAGATCTCGCCGAACAGCCCCTTGGCGATCGCCGCGCCGAGCTGGACCGACAGGATCCCGACCATCACCAGACCGACCGGTCCGAGCAGGGTCGGGCTCGGTCGGTGGGTCACCGGGCAAGCCTATTCAGCCTGGTGCGCCGTCCTCGAGGCTGTCCAGCGCGCGGCGGGCGTGACGTCCCTCGGCGGCGAAGTAGTCCAGCCCCCAGTCGGCGACCAGCGACGGGAACCGGAACGGCTCGCCCGGTCGGTCCGCGCCGCGCAGCGCCTCCCTCACCTCGGCGAGGTCGGTCGTCGCCCGCTCGAGCTCGTCGAGGTAGTCCAGCAGCATGCGTCGGGTCTGCTCGGGCTCGCTCGCGTGGCCGATCAGCAACCGCAGCAGCACGGTGTGCTTGAGGACGGGGAAACCGGCGGGCGTCTGGTCCATCCAGTCCTTGAGCGCCTGCTGGCCCGCGTCGGTGATGGCGTACGTCGTCACCTCGCGGCCGTCGTCGGGGCGGGCGTCCGCCCGCACCAGCCCGAGGCCGGTGAGGCGTCGCAGCTCGGTGTAGATCTGGCTCATCGCGGGGGAGACCCAGTAGAAGCGGAGCGTGACGTCGGCGCGCTGCTTGACCTCGTACCCCGTCAGCTCGTCGCCGAAGGTGAGGAGGCCGAGGATCGCGTAACCCGTCACCGGGACGTCTTGACTCATCGCCCTCCGAGAGTAATGTTCCTAATCGGAATAGTCACCAACTCGCCGTCGCGGAGGCCCCGATGTCGCGCACCCTGCTCATGGTCGGAACCCGCAAGGGCATGTGGCTCGGGACCTCCGACGAGGCCCGCACGTCATGGGAGTGGACCGGGCCGCACTTCCCGATGGAAGAGGTCTACTCCGTCATGGTCGACACCCGCGGCAGCACGCCACGCCTGCTCGCGGGCGCCTCGTCGAGCTGGCTCGGCCCGCAGGTCTGGCGCTCCGACGACCTCGGTGCCACGTGGGACGAGACGCCCAACGGCGCCGCCCGCTTCCCTGAGGACACGGACACCACGTTGGCCCGGGTGTGGCAGCTGCAGCCCGGCACCTCGGCCGACGGCGGCGACGACGTCGTCTGGGCGGGCACCGAGCCGGGCGCGGTCTTCCGCTCGGAGGACCGGGGCGAGACGTTCTCCCTCGTCCGCGGCCTCTGGGACCACCCGCACCGACCGGAGTGGAACGAGGGCTTCGGCGGACAGGCCTTCCACACGATCCTGCCGCACCCCTCCGACCCTTCGCGCGTGCTCGCGGCGCTGTCCACCGGCGGGGTGTACGTCACCGAGGACGGAGGGTCGTCCTGGAAGGCGTCGAACACCGGGGTGAAGGCGGAGTTCTTCCCCGGTGAGCGCAACTACCCCGAGTTCGGCCAGTGCGTGCACAAGGTCGCCCGGGACGCCGCTGATCCCGAGCGGCTCTACCTGCAGAACCACGGCGGGGTCTACCGCTCCGACGACGGCGGCGCGTCCTGGCAGGACATCGCCCCGGGGCTACCGACCGAGTTCGGCTTCGCCATGGTGGCCCACCCGCACCGCGCGGACACGGCGTACAACTTCCCGATCACGGGCGCCGAGGCCCGCTGGCCCGTCGACGGGAAGGCGCGGGTCTACCGCACCACCGACGCTGGCGCGTCCTGGGAGCCGCTGGGGGAGGGGATCCTGCCCGACGGCTACTACACCGCCGTCATGCGCGACGCCCTCTGCGCCGACGACCACGACCAGCCCGGCCTCTACTTCGGCGGCCGCAACGGCGGCGTCTGGGCCTCGCCCGACGAGGGCGCGTCGTGGCAGGAGATCCACAAGGACCTGCCGGACGTCCTCGTGGTCCGTGCCGCGCGGATATGACCTGAGCTGATCTGACGTGACCCGGATCTGACATGGCTCTGCCGAACGCGCCGACCGAGGTCTAACCTCACGCCATGGCCGACTTCTCGCTGTCGCGGAGCATCCGCGTCCACGCGTCCCCGGACCGCATCCACGCCCTGCTGGACGACTTCCGTGAGTGGCAGAAGTGGTCGCCCTGGGAGGGCCTGGACCCCGACCTGAACCGGGAGTACTCCGGCCCCGACCACGGCGTCGGGTCGACGTACCACTGGGCCGGCAACAAGAAGGCCGGTGAGGGCGAGATGGCGATCACGGAGTCCACCCCGACCTCGGTCGTCGTCGACCTGGTCTTCCTCAAGCCCTTCAAGGCCACGAACGTCACCCGCTTCGACCTCGCCCCGGTCGGCGACTCCACCGACGTCACCTGGACGATGACCGGCTCCCGCAGCGCGATCATGTCGGTGGGCGGCAAGCTCTTCTTCGACAAGGCGATCGCCAAGGACTTCGACCGCGGCCTCGGCGACCTCAAGACCCAGGCCGAGCGCGGCGCCTGACCCACTCGCCCTTGCCGGTGAGTCTGTCAGCGACTCAACGGTCCTGGCGGCCGTGTCCGACCCGGCTGCCGTCGGCAGTGGCCCGTGAGTCTCTGAGCGACTCACCGGCAAGGACGGGCGGGAGGGGCCGGCGGTCGAGCCCGGCCTGACCGTCCCGGCCCGGGCGGTCGGAGAGGTGCCACGAATCGTCCACAGTTGGCCAGGATCTCCGGGCCTGGGCCACGGTTGTGGACGAAGGCTGACCGCTGTGGGTGCCCGTGGGTGTGCTGGGAGTACGAGGTGCCCGACCCGCGGGTGCCGGTACGAGAGGCGGGGCCGTGGATCTCGTGGGTCGCGAGGACGAGGACCAGCAGGACGGTACGGCGGAGGTCGACGGGTCGACCTGGGACTGCTTGGCGAACTGG is part of the Nocardioides cavernae genome and harbors:
- a CDS encoding WD40/YVTN/BNR-like repeat-containing protein, with amino-acid sequence MSRTLLMVGTRKGMWLGTSDEARTSWEWTGPHFPMEEVYSVMVDTRGSTPRLLAGASSSWLGPQVWRSDDLGATWDETPNGAARFPEDTDTTLARVWQLQPGTSADGGDDVVWAGTEPGAVFRSEDRGETFSLVRGLWDHPHRPEWNEGFGGQAFHTILPHPSDPSRVLAALSTGGVYVTEDGGSSWKASNTGVKAEFFPGERNYPEFGQCVHKVARDAADPERLYLQNHGGVYRSDDGGASWQDIAPGLPTEFGFAMVAHPHRADTAYNFPITGAEARWPVDGKARVYRTTDAGASWEPLGEGILPDGYYTAVMRDALCADDHDQPGLYFGGRNGGVWASPDEGASWQEIHKDLPDVLVVRAARI
- a CDS encoding SRPBCC family protein, with protein sequence MADFSLSRSIRVHASPDRIHALLDDFREWQKWSPWEGLDPDLNREYSGPDHGVGSTYHWAGNKKAGEGEMAITESTPTSVVVDLVFLKPFKATNVTRFDLAPVGDSTDVTWTMTGSRSAIMSVGGKLFFDKAIAKDFDRGLGDLKTQAERGA
- a CDS encoding EamA family transporter, coding for MTHRPSPTLLGPVGLVMVGILSVQLGAAIAKGLFGEISPTAMVWLRLVTSALVLAAVARPRFTGRTQRDWLVVLGFGASLATMNWAIYQSFSRIPLGIAVTIEFIGPLSLALLGSRRARDLVWVLLAAIGVALLGFQRTGLDLVGVAYALLAGAAWAAYILLSASTGRRWAGFDGLAVASIIAAAAMTLPALLSAGTSLWDGRVLLIGALVGLLSSVIPYSCELVALRSLRPAVFGILMSLEPAAAALAAIVVLQEHLSPVQWLAIGCVVAASIGATRSGSAPGEHPGHRGEEHSATPGTLAT
- a CDS encoding PadR family transcriptional regulator, with amino-acid sequence MSQDVPVTGYAILGLLTFGDELTGYEVKQRADVTLRFYWVSPAMSQIYTELRRLTGLGLVRADARPDDGREVTTYAITDAGQQALKDWMDQTPAGFPVLKHTVLLRLLIGHASEPEQTRRMLLDYLDELERATTDLAEVREALRGADRPGEPFRFPSLVADWGLDYFAAEGRHARRALDSLEDGAPG